In Candidatus Spechtbacteria bacterium, the DNA window CAATAAAAGAGCTTTTTGGTCTATTGGTGATCAAGTATTAAGATCTACAACGTCCATCGGTGCAAATATGATAGAGGGGAAAGCTTCAAGTTCTAAACGCGAATTTATTAAATTTTATGAAATTGCCTTAAAATCGGCTAATGAAACTAAATATTGGATTTGTTTATTGAGAGATTCTTATCCAGACTTAAAAGAAGAGTGTTCGGATCTTTTGAAAGAGGCTATGGAAATTAGCAATATGTTGGGTTCGAGTGTTTTAACACTCAAGGGCAAGAAAAAGTTTTAAGATTTTAGTTGTAGATTTGAGTTTTGCCATTTGAGTTTTGAGATATGTATCATTTAATTATTTTTATAATGTTCCCACGACCAACAACTCAATCTAAACATACATTGCATCACGACAGCCGCGGCGTCGTCGCTTTGTTTCTCGTCGTTATGGTTTTGGCAGTGGCATCAATACTTTCTCTTTCCTTATCACTCGTATATCTAAATCGCATTAAATCATTTGAAGCATTTGGCAAATCACAGCAAGCATATTTTGCTTCAGAGGGAGGCACGGAGGATGCGGTGTACAGAATAAAGAATAATTTTGCGATACCAGCAAGCTACACGTTGGCTGTTGGCGGCGCGCAAACGGATGTTACAACCACAACAAACGGCAACCAAAAAACAATTCAAGCCCGCGGTATGGTAAATGGCTACACACGCGCGACGCAAGCATCACTTACGCTTAGCTCCGTTAATCCTTCTTTTTATTACGGCGCGCAGGTTGGAGGGGGGGGAATAGAGATGGGCGAGAATAGTACCATAGAAGGCGCGGAAGGAAGCGCGGGTAATGTTTATTCCAATGGGGCCGTGAGCGGAGAAAACAAAGCAAAAGTTACCGGTGATCTTATAGTGGCCACCAGTATTGACTCTGTGGTTGTGCTTGGCGACGCTAAAGCAAACGCTATCATTAATAGCAAAATTTGCGGCGACGCTTATTATCAATCAATTGATTCAAGCTCACTTAATTTTTTAAATAGCCCTTCTTCTCCCTCTTGCCCCTCGCCACCAACAAATGGAGTCGCGTATCCAGGCTCGTCCGATCCTCCTGTGCAAAATTTACCCATATCACAAGCTAACATTGACCAATGGAAGCAGGACGGCGCGGTCGGCGGCATAATCAATGGAAACTGCGGCGACAGCGGCGTGCCAGAATGTGTCATAAACGATGACGGCACGCTTTCCCTAGGTCCCAAAAAGATTATTGGCAACCTCGTTCTTACCAAGAAGCAGACCCTTGTTATTACCGGAACACTTTATGTTCAAGGTCACATAGACCTTGATAGCAGCGGCGGCGCCACAATAAAATGCGACCAAGCATATGGCGCGCAGGGATGCGTCGTCGTCACAGATAGCTGGATTCATATTAAAAACAATTCAATTTTTCAAGGATCGGGCGCGCAAGGGAGTTATTTGATATTTGTAAGTACGCTGGCTGGCTGCAACGGAGGAGATCAAGAACCGCAATGCACTCATCATAATGCCGCGGTTGACATCCATAACAACGCCACAGGCGCGATATTTTACGTACCCGATTCCATGGCGAATCTTCATAATGGTGTGACTG includes these proteins:
- a CDS encoding four helix bundle protein; the protein is MLSQNSNLKSQTYNANLKSNDVKARAYHFSLEIIKFVNALPNKRAFWSIGDQVLRSTTSIGANMIEGKASSSKREFIKFYEIALKSANETKYWICLLRDSYPDLKEECSDLLKEAMEISNMLGSSVLTLKGKKKF